The following proteins are encoded in a genomic region of Sorangiineae bacterium MSr12523:
- a CDS encoding prolipoprotein diacylglyceryl transferase produces the protein MHPILFRIPLPHMPLKLWWGLVAVVVFAAIYAFLAYRRKERDGLLLGALFAVVAGASAYFFRGVQFESPNLPIYSYGVMLGLSLVVGWYLTLTLAERDGLPKETMANCYVFTAIAALIGARLLYVVTNLEEFENDTTHTFEFAKIFALRSGGLVAYGGFIGGYLGSWAYLARHKIRLMPWADVAVPSLASGLFITRIGCYLFGCDFGTRLSDTAPGWLKKMGTFPHWAAGTLSADGGGSPAYSRHLKLFQGTDLGSIVTKTNASLPVHPTQIYESLIGLGLLGLLLWQRKTQRFRGQIFFTFVFAYGTIRFLLEMIRDDDERGNYGPVMGEHILIPASLFILALGFVFGLALGIKNTTARLVARVAAFVPAIVAYIKLRPASFGGQVNMQLSTSQLIGLITGILVCYFYARYWENARRNPKMAMAIGTFEEVAPPKRKKARAPVVEDDEDEEDEESGRESVTEGDEETGPTIAASPTGKKKKPKKAASEDAQKGPEEEGKLAPQGEGAGEPAPET, from the coding sequence ATGCATCCCATTCTGTTTCGCATTCCTCTGCCCCACATGCCGCTCAAGCTCTGGTGGGGTCTCGTGGCGGTGGTCGTCTTCGCGGCCATTTACGCGTTCCTCGCGTATCGTCGCAAGGAACGGGACGGGCTCCTGTTGGGCGCGTTGTTCGCCGTGGTCGCTGGTGCGTCCGCGTACTTCTTCCGCGGTGTGCAATTCGAATCGCCGAACCTGCCCATCTACTCCTACGGAGTCATGCTCGGCCTCTCGCTGGTCGTGGGGTGGTACCTCACGCTGACCTTGGCGGAGCGCGACGGCCTGCCAAAAGAGACGATGGCCAACTGCTACGTCTTCACGGCCATCGCGGCACTCATTGGTGCGCGCCTCCTCTATGTCGTGACCAACTTGGAGGAGTTCGAGAACGACACGACCCACACCTTCGAGTTCGCGAAGATCTTCGCGCTGCGCAGCGGCGGACTCGTGGCCTACGGTGGCTTCATCGGCGGCTACCTCGGGAGCTGGGCGTACCTCGCGCGCCACAAAATTCGCTTGATGCCGTGGGCCGACGTGGCCGTGCCCAGCTTGGCCTCGGGCCTCTTCATCACCCGCATCGGTTGCTACCTCTTCGGCTGCGACTTCGGCACGCGCCTCTCGGACACGGCGCCCGGCTGGTTGAAGAAGATGGGCACCTTCCCGCACTGGGCGGCGGGCACCCTCAGCGCGGATGGCGGCGGCTCGCCGGCGTATTCGCGCCACCTGAAGCTCTTTCAAGGCACCGATCTCGGCAGCATCGTCACCAAGACGAACGCCTCGCTGCCGGTGCACCCCACGCAGATCTACGAGTCGCTCATCGGCCTCGGACTGCTCGGCCTTCTGCTTTGGCAGCGAAAGACCCAGCGATTCCGCGGCCAGATCTTTTTCACCTTCGTCTTTGCCTACGGCACCATCCGCTTCTTGCTGGAGATGATCCGCGACGACGACGAGCGCGGCAACTACGGCCCGGTCATGGGGGAACACATCCTCATCCCGGCGTCGCTCTTCATCCTGGCCCTCGGCTTCGTCTTCGGTTTGGCGCTCGGCATCAAGAACACGACGGCGCGTCTCGTGGCGCGCGTGGCCGCGTTCGTGCCGGCCATCGTGGCGTACATCAAGCTGCGACCTGCGTCGTTCGGCGGGCAGGTGAACATGCAGCTGTCGACCAGCCAGCTCATCGGCCTCATCACCGGCATCCTCGTTTGCTACTTCTACGCCCGCTATTGGGAGAACGCGCGGCGCAATCCAAAGATGGCCATGGCCATTGGCACCTTCGAAGAGGTGGCACCGCCCAAGCGGAAGAAAGCTCGCGCCCCCGTGGTTGAAGACGACGAGGACGAGGAGGACGAGGAGAGCGGCCGGGAGAGCGTGACCGAGGGCGACGAGGAGACGGGCCCCACGATCGCGGCATCGCCCACGGGCAAGAAGAAGAAGCCCAAGAAGGCCGCTTCGGAGGACGCACAGAAGGGGCCGGAAGAAGAAGGAAAGCTCGCCCCGCAGGGCGAAGGGGCCGGAGAACCCGCGCCGGAGACTTAA
- the tsaE gene encoding tRNA (adenosine(37)-N6)-threonylcarbamoyltransferase complex ATPase subunit type 1 TsaE, with the protein MIELELHTRKETQRLGRALAAVLEPGDLLILSGDLGAGKTFLVRAMARALGVPSDVAISSPTFNLVQEYEISRGTLLHADLYRLLDAPERLPLEIARLGLAERRAEGAILAVEWGEDAIRALGDRVAVSVRLTLDGSTRKVTLAGARAEAVVAALR; encoded by the coding sequence TTGATCGAGCTCGAGCTCCACACGCGCAAGGAGACGCAGCGCCTCGGCCGCGCCCTCGCCGCGGTTCTCGAGCCGGGCGACCTTCTCATTTTGAGCGGCGATCTCGGGGCCGGGAAGACCTTCCTCGTGCGCGCCATGGCCCGCGCCCTCGGCGTGCCGAGCGACGTGGCCATTTCCAGCCCCACCTTCAACCTGGTGCAGGAGTACGAGATTTCGCGCGGCACCTTGCTGCACGCGGATCTTTACCGACTGCTCGATGCGCCCGAGCGGTTGCCGCTCGAGATCGCGCGCCTCGGTCTGGCGGAGCGCCGCGCCGAGGGTGCCATCCTCGCCGTCGAGTGGGGTGAGGATGCCATCCGCGCCTTGGGCGATCGCGTCGCGGTGTCCGTGCGCCTCACGCTGGACGGGAGCACGCGCAAGGTCACCCTCGCCGGCGCGCGCGCGGAGGCCGTCGTCGCGGCCTTGCGATGA
- a CDS encoding CehA/McbA family metallohydrolase produces MKRGDWIATAILAGLLGFAVTRGPGRAVPRTPRGTAIAKNAPRLGPFAIEPARITAVFAADAHAIPMDLALGVDGSLHPLSLSDVAPLPDGSVRGTFEVDLEREAITGAVTFRLDASKPASPVLAAELSLADPIAANAHALALALELEGAAPAFVTGVGEISDTARVSGRVAVREDDVHPFGAVSAQGPLDVRRHPTHGPDDEHGDGPMDLILSSPPAHDAVADLRIAVAPTMGELWGTLFAQGQIPTEHVHGVVTGTRRGRAQVFGLDASGAPSVRSSVDNEGRFALDVPRTVNKWYAAESLDRTSAPIVFEPGTPWDLRLDVSPGGELRVRIVDPDTHAPLTARLIVHGIDGTLDPSFGPDYRASGAGPIVDALRGEVATPLPAGRYRVSATKGIEYTVDAKTIELAGDRTVSLELHLRHVVPTPGVLGCDLHVHARPSFDTPVSVEDRVLSLAAAGVDFAVPSEHNVVGNYAPALESLELSREMSSVPGVEITTFNPYFGHFGLFPYPLDATVPPFRHTNPSAIFDAARRGDPNRILQVNHPRLSREIGYFDAMGFDPHGRPPPRMRTDFDSIEVYNGYEMQSQERVDLVLRDYFGFLNQGRHITATGSSDSHSIQYQWAGYPRTMVNVGQGADGDLTALNPLDVVAHLKRGNAVVTSGPIVEVEARSGAKNEERALPGDELVLRSDGASIAHIRVRAAPWVDVTSVEIVVDGVASSRFDVVSQPTKMGDEAGTLDEVIARMVRFERDLQLPLSRVSRDSQLSTTNPDSHSSANNQGSPAHPNDPKWQVADTRRHWFVVIVRGTRKIDDVLPFMPVSPMAITNPIWYQTSTIGADNNAKSAPASGMAAGPEHKTSNGGRTQ; encoded by the coding sequence ATGAAGCGCGGCGATTGGATCGCCACGGCGATCCTCGCGGGGTTGCTCGGTTTTGCCGTGACCCGCGGCCCCGGGCGCGCCGTACCTCGGACCCCGCGCGGCACGGCGATCGCGAAGAATGCACCGCGTCTCGGGCCCTTTGCCATCGAGCCCGCCCGCATCACCGCCGTCTTTGCGGCCGATGCCCACGCCATTCCGATGGACCTCGCGCTCGGCGTCGATGGCAGCTTGCATCCGCTGTCGCTGTCCGACGTCGCCCCGTTGCCCGACGGCAGCGTGCGCGGAACCTTCGAGGTCGATCTGGAGCGGGAGGCCATCACCGGGGCCGTTACGTTTCGCCTCGATGCTTCGAAGCCGGCCAGCCCCGTGCTCGCGGCGGAGCTCTCCCTGGCGGACCCCATCGCCGCCAATGCCCACGCGCTTGCGCTTGCCCTGGAGCTGGAAGGTGCCGCGCCTGCATTCGTCACCGGGGTAGGAGAGATCTCCGACACGGCCCGCGTATCAGGACGAGTGGCCGTACGCGAAGACGACGTGCATCCGTTCGGCGCCGTCTCCGCCCAAGGCCCGCTCGACGTGCGAAGGCACCCCACGCATGGCCCGGACGACGAGCACGGCGACGGCCCCATGGATCTCATTTTGTCGAGCCCGCCCGCGCACGATGCCGTCGCCGATCTCCGCATCGCCGTCGCGCCCACCATGGGCGAACTCTGGGGAACGCTCTTCGCGCAGGGCCAAATCCCGACCGAGCACGTCCATGGCGTGGTCACCGGCACGCGTCGCGGGCGCGCGCAGGTCTTCGGGCTCGATGCATCGGGCGCACCGTCCGTGCGCTCCTCCGTGGACAACGAAGGCCGCTTCGCGCTCGACGTGCCGCGCACCGTCAACAAATGGTACGCGGCCGAGAGCCTCGATCGCACGAGCGCGCCCATCGTCTTCGAACCGGGCACGCCGTGGGATCTGCGCCTCGACGTCTCGCCGGGTGGCGAGCTGCGTGTGCGCATCGTGGATCCCGACACGCACGCACCGCTCACGGCACGCCTCATCGTCCATGGGATCGACGGCACACTCGATCCGAGTTTCGGGCCGGACTACCGCGCATCGGGGGCGGGCCCTATTGTCGATGCCTTGCGCGGTGAGGTCGCAACACCGCTTCCCGCCGGGCGCTACCGCGTGTCCGCCACCAAAGGAATCGAATACACCGTGGACGCCAAGACCATCGAGCTCGCTGGGGATCGCACCGTGTCCCTCGAGCTCCATCTGCGTCACGTGGTGCCCACGCCCGGCGTGCTGGGATGCGATCTCCATGTTCATGCGCGTCCGAGCTTCGACACGCCCGTCTCGGTCGAAGACCGCGTCCTGTCTCTCGCCGCGGCCGGTGTCGACTTTGCCGTTCCCAGTGAGCACAACGTGGTCGGCAACTACGCGCCTGCGCTGGAATCCTTGGAGCTGTCCCGCGAAATGAGCAGCGTCCCGGGCGTGGAGATCACCACGTTCAATCCGTACTTTGGTCACTTCGGTCTGTTTCCCTATCCGCTCGATGCGACCGTGCCGCCTTTTCGGCACACGAACCCCAGTGCCATCTTCGACGCCGCGCGGCGCGGCGATCCGAACCGCATCCTCCAAGTGAACCATCCGCGGCTCTCGAGGGAGATTGGTTATTTCGATGCCATGGGCTTCGACCCACACGGCCGACCTCCGCCGCGCATGCGCACCGATTTCGACAGCATCGAGGTCTACAACGGCTACGAGATGCAATCGCAGGAGCGCGTCGACCTCGTGCTTCGCGACTATTTCGGCTTTCTCAACCAAGGGCGCCATATCACCGCCACCGGAAGCAGCGACTCGCACAGTATCCAGTACCAGTGGGCGGGCTATCCGCGCACGATGGTCAACGTAGGCCAAGGCGCGGATGGCGATCTCACCGCACTGAATCCATTGGACGTCGTGGCCCACCTCAAGCGGGGGAATGCCGTGGTCACGAGTGGTCCGATCGTCGAGGTCGAAGCGCGATCGGGAGCCAAAAACGAGGAGCGCGCGCTTCCAGGCGACGAATTAGTGTTGAGGTCGGACGGTGCCAGCATTGCCCACATCCGCGTGCGTGCCGCACCGTGGGTCGATGTCACGTCGGTGGAGATCGTCGTGGATGGTGTCGCGTCTTCAAGGTTCGATGTTGTGTCCCAACCGACGAAAATGGGAGATGAAGCCGGCACGTTGGACGAGGTGATCGCGCGCATGGTCCGTTTCGAGCGCGACTTGCAACTCCCGCTTTCGCGTGTGTCGCGTGATTCCCAATTGTCCACAACTAATCCAGATTCGCATTCGTCCGCGAACAATCAGGGTTCCCCAGCGCACCCAAACGATCCAAAGTGGCAAGTTGCCGACACGCGGCGTCATTGGTTCGTGGTTATCGTTCGGGGAACAAGAAAGATCGACGACGTGTTGCCTTTTATGCCTGTGTCACCCATGGCCATCACGAACCCCATTTGGTACCAAACGAGTACGATAGGTGCCGACAACAACGCCAAATCGGCGCCGGCTTCAGGAATGGCCGCGGGGCCTGAGCACAAAACGTCGAACGGAGGACGAACGCAGTAA
- a CDS encoding protein kinase: protein MNTTFGRYRLLERLGQGGMAEVFKAKSFGVEGFEKVLVIKRILPELARSQEFVDMFIHEAKLAVRLSHANIVQVFDLGIAPLPSSSPPSSRPSSDGGAAAEPASARDREREPAVGAYFMAMEFVHGFDLATLLARCRRQQIALPIDMCAYMAAEIAKGLDHAHRRRDEDMRPLGIVHRDVSPQNVLISLEGEVKVTDFGIAKARIAVGANLEEDTRMRKLQGKFGYMSPEQARGENVDARSDLFSLGVVLYECVTGVNPFSAPTTFETLRRVQAGEYPPVELLRSDAPAELIAILNTALAKDPADRFADAGRMYEALLAFLYAQQSRYGAHDLSEFFARFRSEDSGATPVFSGRILEGAGSEAAMASDQTPVEVPHRSSVSITPPVETGVRIVGSGDVGERREVTALVIEFPQRDSHEQADRAITVVKRYGGRIVRQTPEHLAALFGLDEPDGRDTEVATRCALVALRAMGARPGDALAPSAGVHAARIHVTVRKAGEHGGEETAEIREDERLVTLLTTAREFARTRPGRAALSSAATRQVKGFFGLDPLLDDDDGPRRGLSGFVVKEVRGTAETFGRFVGRKGALRFLGESLALATRRRARIVTLRGDHGVGKTRLLYEVERRLRKGGYNVAFYMATCPPRGRDIPLSGIACMLQVLCGLSEADPPERVLSVQPRLRALGLSEPEVVTLLNTLGASLPTLGANAKNSLKQALSRMLARLCEDKPYALAWDSAHTMDQDSFDVLDAAVGKLARSRLVLLFAARAGFSHSLEKRPEHAALELTDLTAEDASKLVATRLGIDVVPDELARFVRDRAGGHPLFIEELLKALLDGQAVSVVDRKVTAMRLVGQDLALPKTLRGLVASRVARLPAAEKTVLQAAAILGDRVDVTVLSEMLEEPVSVLEGALAELDRRELMVHVGAAELRFVSPILREVVLDALPPEVVRNMHAVAARALEHVQGDQIWEQSARVASHYYEAGKSGLAAGYFAKSADLRLAARQLEAAVRDYARAIALADLAAHEPEELVRWLGGLAQAARMVRSCPEAGDLCARVVGRVDNDANLAHRVQARVHAGTMLTSLHDFESARMHFADAERLVENDEALAKAVLLAYADMATRQGDFKRVVSMLERVERIVTGEGDKAEEHRVLLYRAQAHAGLGDRRSALSVLARAEQVSWDDAAATCERQKVRALIDYFTRDFRGAAAGAETAIDMARSLGLTYEVAANLHNLGDFLVRLDDLPRAYGAFRQSLELCVEGSFARLASQNRMFLAFLDGINGDTSAEDQLRQGIAYAESNDYTWDAVNGRTLLGQLLQRSGHSSRARIELEKARTLARKVGNRLLADDCETALRSLAS from the coding sequence ATGAACACTACATTCGGCCGCTACCGCTTACTCGAGCGTCTCGGGCAAGGAGGCATGGCCGAAGTCTTCAAAGCGAAGAGTTTCGGGGTCGAGGGCTTCGAGAAAGTCCTCGTGATCAAGCGCATCCTGCCCGAGCTCGCACGCAGCCAAGAGTTCGTGGACATGTTCATCCACGAGGCCAAGCTCGCGGTGCGCCTTTCGCACGCCAACATCGTTCAGGTGTTCGACCTCGGCATTGCACCGCTGCCGTCGTCGTCTCCGCCGTCGTCGCGACCCTCGTCGGATGGTGGCGCTGCAGCCGAACCAGCCTCCGCCCGCGACCGTGAGCGCGAACCTGCAGTCGGCGCTTACTTCATGGCCATGGAGTTCGTGCACGGGTTCGACCTGGCCACGCTCCTGGCGCGATGCCGCCGTCAGCAGATCGCGTTGCCCATCGACATGTGTGCGTACATGGCGGCCGAAATCGCCAAAGGGCTCGACCACGCGCACCGCCGGCGGGACGAGGACATGCGCCCGCTCGGTATCGTCCACCGCGACGTGTCGCCGCAGAACGTTCTCATCTCCCTCGAGGGCGAGGTGAAGGTGACCGACTTCGGCATCGCCAAAGCGCGCATTGCCGTTGGGGCGAACCTCGAAGAAGACACGCGCATGCGCAAGCTGCAGGGCAAGTTCGGCTACATGAGCCCCGAGCAGGCCCGCGGCGAAAATGTCGATGCGCGGAGCGATCTCTTTTCGCTGGGCGTCGTTCTTTACGAATGCGTCACCGGCGTGAATCCCTTCAGCGCGCCGACCACGTTCGAAACATTGCGCCGCGTGCAGGCGGGCGAGTATCCGCCGGTCGAGCTTTTGCGCTCGGATGCGCCGGCGGAGCTGATTGCCATTCTGAATACTGCATTGGCGAAAGACCCCGCCGACCGATTCGCCGATGCGGGGCGCATGTACGAGGCTCTGCTTGCGTTCTTGTACGCGCAGCAAAGCCGCTACGGTGCGCACGATTTGTCGGAGTTTTTCGCGCGCTTCCGCTCGGAGGACTCGGGCGCCACCCCGGTGTTCTCGGGGCGCATCCTGGAGGGTGCGGGCAGCGAGGCCGCGATGGCCAGCGACCAAACCCCGGTGGAGGTGCCGCACCGAAGCAGCGTGTCCATCACGCCCCCGGTGGAGACCGGTGTGCGCATCGTGGGCTCGGGCGACGTGGGCGAGCGGCGCGAAGTGACGGCGCTGGTCATCGAGTTTCCCCAGCGCGACTCGCACGAGCAGGCCGACCGGGCCATCACCGTGGTGAAGCGCTATGGCGGGCGCATCGTGCGGCAAACGCCGGAGCACCTCGCCGCGCTCTTCGGCCTCGACGAGCCGGATGGGCGCGACACCGAGGTGGCCACACGCTGCGCGCTCGTCGCACTCCGCGCCATGGGCGCGCGTCCGGGCGATGCGCTGGCACCCAGCGCCGGTGTCCACGCCGCACGGATTCACGTCACCGTGCGCAAGGCTGGCGAGCATGGCGGCGAGGAGACGGCGGAAATCCGCGAGGACGAGCGCCTCGTGACCCTTCTCACCACGGCGCGCGAGTTCGCGCGCACGCGCCCCGGCCGTGCCGCCCTTTCCTCGGCGGCGACGCGCCAGGTGAAAGGCTTCTTCGGGCTCGACCCGCTGCTCGACGACGACGACGGTCCGCGCCGAGGTCTCAGTGGCTTCGTGGTGAAAGAGGTGCGCGGCACCGCGGAGACCTTCGGCCGATTCGTCGGTCGCAAAGGTGCGTTGCGTTTCCTCGGCGAATCCCTCGCCCTGGCCACGCGCCGGCGGGCGCGCATCGTCACCTTGCGCGGCGACCACGGGGTTGGAAAGACGCGCCTCCTTTACGAGGTCGAACGACGGCTGCGCAAAGGCGGATACAACGTCGCCTTTTACATGGCCACCTGCCCGCCGCGCGGTCGCGACATTCCGCTTTCCGGCATTGCGTGCATGTTGCAGGTACTCTGCGGCCTCTCGGAGGCGGATCCTCCGGAGCGGGTGCTTTCGGTGCAGCCGCGGTTGCGTGCCCTCGGTCTTTCCGAGCCGGAGGTGGTGACGCTCCTGAATACATTGGGGGCCAGTCTTCCCACCCTGGGCGCCAACGCGAAAAACTCGCTCAAGCAAGCGCTTTCCCGGATGCTCGCGCGGCTTTGCGAGGACAAGCCGTATGCGCTGGCGTGGGATTCGGCGCACACGATGGACCAGGATAGCTTCGACGTGCTGGACGCCGCCGTGGGCAAGCTCGCGCGCTCGCGTTTGGTGCTCCTGTTCGCGGCGCGCGCGGGGTTTTCGCACTCGCTGGAAAAAAGGCCGGAGCACGCGGCGCTCGAGTTGACCGATCTTACGGCGGAGGACGCGTCGAAGCTCGTGGCCACGCGCCTGGGGATCGATGTGGTGCCCGACGAGCTCGCGCGCTTCGTGCGCGATCGCGCGGGCGGGCATCCGCTCTTCATCGAGGAGTTGCTCAAGGCCTTGCTCGATGGGCAAGCGGTGTCCGTGGTCGACCGAAAGGTCACCGCCATGCGCCTCGTGGGGCAAGATCTCGCGCTGCCGAAGACGCTGCGCGGGCTCGTCGCCTCGCGGGTGGCAAGGCTGCCGGCGGCGGAGAAAACCGTGCTGCAGGCCGCGGCCATCCTGGGCGATCGGGTCGACGTTACCGTTCTATCGGAGATGCTGGAGGAGCCGGTCTCGGTGCTCGAGGGCGCGCTGGCGGAGCTCGATCGGCGGGAGCTGATGGTGCACGTGGGCGCTGCCGAGCTTCGTTTCGTCTCGCCGATTCTGCGCGAGGTGGTGCTCGACGCGCTGCCTCCCGAGGTCGTGCGCAACATGCACGCGGTGGCTGCGCGCGCGTTGGAGCACGTGCAGGGCGACCAAATCTGGGAGCAATCGGCCCGGGTGGCTTCGCATTACTACGAGGCCGGCAAGAGCGGGCTCGCGGCGGGGTACTTCGCCAAGAGCGCCGATCTGCGGCTGGCCGCACGCCAGCTCGAGGCCGCGGTGCGCGACTACGCGCGGGCGATCGCGCTGGCCGATCTCGCGGCGCACGAGCCCGAGGAGCTGGTGCGCTGGCTTGGTGGCCTCGCCCAGGCGGCGCGCATGGTGCGCTCGTGCCCGGAGGCCGGGGACCTGTGCGCGCGCGTCGTGGGCCGCGTTGACAACGATGCCAATCTCGCACACCGCGTGCAGGCACGCGTGCACGCGGGAACCATGCTGACGTCGCTGCACGACTTCGAGAGCGCGCGCATGCACTTTGCGGACGCGGAGCGGCTCGTCGAAAACGACGAGGCATTGGCCAAGGCCGTGCTTCTCGCCTACGCGGACATGGCGACGCGGCAGGGCGATTTCAAGCGGGTCGTGTCGATGCTCGAGCGGGTCGAGCGCATCGTCACCGGGGAGGGCGACAAGGCCGAGGAGCACCGCGTGCTCTTGTACCGCGCGCAGGCCCACGCCGGTCTGGGCGATCGCCGCAGTGCGCTTTCCGTGCTGGCGCGTGCGGAGCAGGTCTCGTGGGACGACGCCGCCGCGACGTGCGAGCGCCAAAAGGTGCGCGCGCTGATCGACTATTTCACGCGCGACTTCCGCGGCGCTGCGGCGGGCGCGGAGACGGCGATCGACATGGCGCGCTCGCTGGGCCTCACGTACGAGGTGGCCGCGAACCTGCACAACCTGGGCGACTTCCTCGTCCGCCTCGACGATTTGCCGCGCGCCTACGGTGCGTTCCGGCAGTCGCTCGAGTTGTGCGTCGAGGGCAGCTTCGCCCGCCTGGCGAGCCAAAATCGCATGTTCTTGGCCTTCCTCGACGGCATCAACGGCGACACCTCCGCCGAAGATCAACTGCGCCAAGGCATCGCCTACGCCGAGAGCAACGACTACACCTGGGACGCCGTCAACGGCCGCACCCTCCTCGGCCAACTCCTACAGCGCAGCGGCCACTCCTCCCGCGCCCGCATCGAACTAGAAAAAGCCCGCACCCTCGCCCGCAAAGTCGGCAATCGCCTCTTGGCCGACGACTGCGAGACGGCGCTCCGCAGCTTGGCCAGCTAA
- a CDS encoding metallophosphoesterase, producing MSEGGPYVPTLQRIAHLSDVHILERRGANDGSYSFSTRMVSVHRRLDDNARALKMKAALESAKRARADHIVISGDLTELGTPKQFERFAEVLHDSNLDADCVTLVPGNHDAYDSSHGWKNAMAGPLRAYASCSATEPGRTIDRATFAILPVDASRHQSIARSGGELTESTAEALQRRIEDPALRAKATIVVVHHPPFGNDRNPWHFIDGLRGHDRLLTLLVKHPQLHVLHGHRHRIVDRIVGGGKNRVFGASATVDDAPSRPRVRLYEVRDGSLESIGLAA from the coding sequence ATGAGTGAAGGCGGTCCATACGTCCCGACCCTGCAGCGCATCGCGCATCTGTCCGACGTGCACATCTTGGAACGCCGAGGGGCCAACGACGGCTCCTACAGCTTTTCCACCCGCATGGTGAGCGTTCACCGCCGGCTCGACGACAACGCGCGCGCCTTGAAGATGAAGGCCGCGCTCGAGAGCGCCAAACGCGCACGCGCGGACCATATCGTGATTTCCGGCGATTTGACGGAACTCGGAACGCCGAAGCAATTCGAGCGCTTCGCCGAGGTCCTTCACGACTCCAACCTCGACGCCGACTGCGTCACCCTCGTTCCAGGAAATCACGATGCCTACGACTCGAGCCACGGATGGAAAAATGCGATGGCCGGACCTCTGCGCGCGTATGCCTCCTGCAGCGCGACCGAGCCCGGCCGGACCATCGACCGCGCGACCTTCGCGATTCTGCCGGTCGACGCTTCGCGGCATCAATCGATTGCGCGCTCCGGCGGGGAGCTCACGGAAAGCACCGCCGAGGCTCTTCAGAGGCGCATCGAGGATCCCGCCCTGCGCGCGAAGGCGACCATTGTCGTCGTGCATCACCCGCCGTTCGGCAACGACCGGAACCCCTGGCATTTCATCGACGGGCTCCGCGGGCACGACCGGCTGCTGACCCTGTTGGTGAAGCATCCCCAGCTTCACGTGCTCCACGGCCACCGGCACCGCATCGTGGATCGCATCGTCGGGGGCGGAAAAAACCGAGTTTTCGGCGCCTCAGCCACGGTGGACGACGCCCCTTCCCGCCCCCGCGTTCGGCTGTACGAGGTCCGCGACGGCAGCCTGGAGAGCATCGGACTGGCGGCTTGA